The following are encoded together in the Glycine max cultivar Williams 82 chromosome 8, Glycine_max_v4.0, whole genome shotgun sequence genome:
- the LOC102661596 gene encoding uncharacterized protein — protein sequence MIRDLGQEGFLEAHAPYYEDLETDSKLPLYLGCTTFTRLSAVLALVNLKARFGWSDKSLTELLVLLKNMLPNDNKLPNSHYEAKKILCPVGLEYKKIHACRNDCVLYRKEFAKLRNCPTCGVSRYKQNDGEYIDDVATSNPRPAKVCWHLPIIPRFKRLFAIAHDASNLKWHAADRINDGFLRHSADSPQWKTIDHLYPEFGAEPRNLRLGLASDGMNPFGNLSTNHSSWLVLLMIYNLPPSLCMKRKYIMLSMMISGPRQPGNDIDVYFTPLIEDMRKLWVDGVDVYDANQGETFRLHAMIFCTINDFPAYGNLSGYSVKGHQACPICEQNTSFIQLKHGKKTVYTRHRRFLKHYHPYRRLKKAFNGSQETEEPSESLAPHEVYDRVKDIVTVFVAVRGILPEKVRVAISRLCFFFNAICRKVIDPKQLDDLENEAAMILCQLEMYFPPSFFDIMVHLIVHLVREIRLCGPVFL from the exons ATGATACGTGATCTTGGGCAAGAGGGATTTTTGGAAGCTCATGCACCCTATTATGAAGATTTGGAAACAGATTCCAAGTTACCATTGTACTTGGGGTGCACAACCTTCACTCGGTTATCTGCAGTGCTAGCTTTGGTCAACTTGAAGGCtagatttgggtggagtgacaaaagtctGACTGAGTTGCTTGTCTTATTGAAGAATATGCTTCCCAATGATAACAAGTTACCAAATAGTCACTACGAGGCTAAGAAGATATTATGTCCTGTGGGTCTGGAGTAcaagaagattcatgcttgccgtAATGATTGTGTGTTGTACAGAAAAGAGTTTGCCAAATTGCGGAATTGCCCAACATGTGGGGTATCACGATACAAACAAAATGACGGGGAATACATTGATGATGTAGCCACGTCCAACCCTCGTCCAGCAAAGGTTTGTTGGCACCTTCCAATtataccaaggtttaagcgattgTTTGCTATTGCACACGATGCTTCTAACCTTAAATGGCATGCAGCTGACAGAATAAATGATGGGTTTCTCCGACATTCAGCTGATTCTCCACAGTGGAAGACAATTGATCACTTGTATCCTGAATTTGGAGCCGAACCAAGAAACCTTCGACTTGGTCTTGCTTCGGATGGCATGAATCCATTTGGTAACTTGTCCACTAATCACAGTTCATGGCTTGTGTTGTTaatgatttacaaccttcctCCTTCGTTATGCATGAAGCGCAAATACattatgttgtctatgatgatatcgggtccaagacagccaggaaacgATATTGATGTGTACTTTACTCCTTTGATTGAAGACATGCGCAAGTTGTGGGTAGACGGGGTTGATGTGTATGATGCAAATCAGGGTGAGACTTTCAGGTTGCATGCGATGATATTTTGCACCATCAATGACTTTCCAGCttatgggaatttgagtggatatagTGTGAAAGGTCACCAGGCTTGTCCAATTTGTGAGCAAAACACAAGTTTCATCCAACTTAAACATGGGAAGAAGACAGTTTATACACGACATCGTaggtttttaaaacattatcaCCCCTATCGACGATTGAAGAAAGCATTTAATGGTAGCCAAGAGACTGAAGAACCCTCAGAATCATTAGCTCCCCATGAAGTGTATGATCGGGTGAAAGACATAGTAACTGTTTTTG TGGCTGTGCGTGGTATATTGCCTGAAAAGGTAAGGGTTGCGATCAGCCGCTTGTGCTTTTTCTTTAATGCAATCTGTCGTAAGGTCATTGACCCAAAACAATTGGATGATTTGGAGAACGAGGCAGCCATGATCCTATGTCAATTAGAAATGTACTTTCCTCCATCgttttttgacatcatggttcacttaattgtccATCTTGTACGCGAGATTCGGTTGTGTGGGCCCGTGTTTTTATGA